The following proteins come from a genomic window of Fibrobacter sp. UWR3:
- a CDS encoding Eco57I restriction-modification methylase domain-containing protein, whose protein sequence is MSIKFISPKKSVNSAFLKLPVPVEKMEDFKLSLKNLYSKRNSAQDEEYHKGEIWNFLRKIFEPDYSVQVNRPIDLAIFNGNTASAKPAVIIEAKSPTNAAEMFSAEHPNVKSLQELVYYFMLEYVHSGNHEIKWLAITNFDEWYFFDVKNFIRYFGNKSKPIYDQFLKFKANQMSGNKTSDFYNDIAKPAIDDFLKSCDISVVHFSLESAVKAVEKDDDKKLLPLYKFLSPETLLAKPFANDSNSLDRNFYAELLHIIGLEEVKEDKGGKKVIRRKNPANRDKASLLESAIYQLEDDFPNKEECEAMALRLCITWVNRLLFLKLVESQILMYQKGDASYRFMSTDKIANFDELNIFFFKVLGKKIEDRDEDVLKRFPNVPYLNSSLFEPTEDEKHLKIRGIPDAQMEIWGKTVLKDERGKRAKGTLPNLDYIFKFLDAYNFASDAQGGVTSTSKTLINASVLGLIFEKINGYKDGSFFTPGFITDYMARDVLERTVVQKFNEKKSWKCENLEDVSDKIEDISEANEIVDDIRVADVAVGSGHFLVSALNRLLAIKSELNILCDAEGKRIKRRDLILKVDNDELSVVDDEGEPFEYKPGNEESQRYQEALFNEKRRIIENCLFGVDLNPNSVNICRLRLWIELLKNAYYTKESGYKQLQTLPNIDINIKVGDSLLSKYPVQNGRLIADYLTRDERADRKRDSLKNSLIEYRQLVQEYKTGKSQSSKMMLRHKIASLKSRMVEDGQIEMFEEYKGTAGDTIDFSNSLEWMFEFPEILDDEGRFTGFDAIIGNPPYVQLQSMGEMSDVYSKRDYSCYNKSADLYCLFVERAYSLLKKNGYFSFIMPNKWMLVDYGKELRQFMSQTSLKKILNFGDVQFFADATIYVCIFVSQKSGDKMPVLACSLNSKNYHGEFEKEVKAATFEFPAENFGASEWSVRNKLHDSVLQKMNVGTALKDMPITINYGLKTGYNDAFFIDGKTKEKLISEDAKSAEIIKPLLRGRDIDAWKTEKDDQYILFVPWHFPLHLNPNIVGCSKEAEIEFEKEYPAVYKHLLSYKEKLSARNKAETGIRYEWYALQRWAADYYKEFAKPKIMYPNMTSVFPFTYDETGSFGNDKSFIITEKTTVIADETECHPERSVSIVEGSLLKALLAIFNSNLVKLWIWYNCPELMGGTREIRKAYFENLRIPLDNAELLQQLATLADEIIAAKSSLSLSKGTGNIIASDSEVEESQNRIADLEKQVNTLVYQLYGVTDAEEIDAVKSRI, encoded by the coding sequence ATGTCAATCAAGTTCATTTCGCCTAAAAAGTCCGTCAATTCCGCGTTTCTCAAGCTCCCTGTCCCCGTCGAAAAGATGGAGGATTTCAAGCTTTCGCTCAAGAATCTTTACAGCAAGCGGAATTCGGCGCAGGACGAAGAATACCACAAGGGCGAAATCTGGAACTTTTTACGCAAGATTTTTGAACCCGATTATTCGGTGCAGGTCAACCGCCCGATAGACCTTGCGATTTTTAACGGCAATACGGCAAGTGCAAAGCCGGCAGTGATTATCGAAGCGAAGTCGCCGACGAATGCGGCAGAAATGTTTTCGGCGGAGCATCCGAACGTAAAATCGTTGCAGGAACTCGTCTATTACTTTATGCTGGAATACGTGCATTCGGGCAATCACGAAATCAAGTGGCTCGCCATCACAAATTTTGACGAATGGTATTTCTTCGACGTTAAGAACTTTATCCGCTATTTTGGGAACAAGTCAAAACCGATATACGATCAGTTCCTAAAATTCAAGGCGAATCAGATGAGCGGCAACAAGACATCTGATTTCTACAACGATATCGCGAAACCTGCAATAGATGATTTTCTGAAATCTTGCGATATTTCTGTCGTTCATTTTTCTTTGGAAAGTGCAGTAAAGGCCGTGGAGAAAGACGATGACAAGAAGCTCCTCCCCCTTTACAAATTCCTCTCCCCGGAAACCCTCCTCGCGAAGCCTTTTGCAAACGACAGCAACAGTCTCGACCGCAACTTTTATGCGGAACTCTTGCACATCATCGGTCTCGAAGAAGTAAAAGAAGACAAGGGCGGCAAGAAAGTCATCCGACGCAAGAACCCCGCAAATCGTGACAAGGCAAGCCTCCTCGAAAGTGCCATCTACCAGCTCGAAGACGATTTCCCGAACAAGGAAGAATGCGAGGCAATGGCACTCCGTCTCTGCATCACATGGGTGAACCGCCTGCTGTTCCTGAAACTTGTCGAATCGCAAATCCTCATGTATCAAAAGGGCGATGCATCGTACCGGTTCATGAGTACGGACAAAATAGCGAACTTTGACGAACTGAACATTTTCTTTTTCAAGGTGCTCGGCAAGAAAATTGAGGACCGCGACGAAGACGTGCTCAAGCGTTTCCCGAATGTCCCTTACCTGAACAGTTCGCTGTTCGAACCGACCGAAGACGAAAAGCACCTGAAAATCCGCGGCATTCCCGATGCCCAGATGGAAATTTGGGGCAAGACCGTTTTGAAGGATGAACGCGGCAAACGCGCAAAAGGCACGCTCCCGAATCTGGATTACATCTTCAAGTTCCTTGATGCGTACAACTTTGCAAGCGATGCACAAGGCGGTGTGACTTCTACGAGCAAGACGCTCATCAACGCGTCGGTTCTCGGACTTATCTTCGAAAAAATCAACGGCTACAAAGACGGCAGTTTCTTTACGCCAGGGTTCATCACCGACTACATGGCCCGCGATGTGCTGGAACGGACGGTTGTGCAGAAGTTCAACGAGAAAAAGTCCTGGAAATGCGAAAATTTGGAAGATGTCTCGGACAAGATTGAAGATATTTCAGAAGCGAATGAAATTGTTGATGACATCCGCGTTGCCGATGTCGCCGTGGGCTCTGGGCATTTCTTGGTGTCGGCGCTTAATCGCCTGCTTGCAATCAAGTCGGAATTGAACATTTTGTGCGATGCGGAAGGCAAACGCATCAAACGTCGCGACCTGATTTTGAAAGTAGATAACGACGAACTTTCTGTAGTTGACGACGAGGGCGAACCGTTTGAATACAAGCCGGGCAACGAAGAAAGCCAGCGGTATCAAGAAGCCTTGTTCAATGAGAAACGCCGTATTATCGAGAATTGCCTTTTCGGCGTTGACTTGAACCCCAACAGCGTGAACATCTGCCGTTTACGCCTTTGGATTGAACTCCTGAAGAACGCCTACTACACCAAGGAAAGCGGCTACAAGCAACTTCAGACCCTCCCGAACATCGACATCAATATCAAAGTCGGCGATTCGCTGCTGAGCAAATACCCCGTGCAGAACGGACGCTTGATCGCGGACTATCTTACTCGTGATGAACGAGCCGACCGCAAACGGGACAGCCTCAAGAATAGCCTTATTGAATACAGACAACTTGTGCAGGAATACAAAACGGGCAAGTCGCAGAGTTCCAAGATGATGCTCCGGCACAAGATTGCATCGCTCAAAAGCCGAATGGTTGAAGACGGACAGATTGAAATGTTCGAGGAATACAAGGGCACTGCGGGCGACACCATCGACTTTTCCAATTCGCTCGAATGGATGTTCGAATTCCCAGAAATCCTCGACGACGAAGGCCGCTTTACAGGCTTCGACGCCATCATCGGAAACCCGCCGTATGTGCAACTCCAGAGCATGGGCGAGATGAGCGACGTTTACAGCAAACGGGATTACAGTTGCTACAACAAGTCCGCAGACCTTTATTGCCTTTTTGTGGAACGTGCCTACAGCCTGCTGAAAAAGAACGGATATTTCTCGTTCATCATGCCGAACAAGTGGATGCTCGTGGATTACGGCAAGGAACTGCGGCAATTCATGAGCCAGACCTCGCTCAAGAAAATTCTCAACTTTGGCGATGTCCAGTTTTTTGCCGATGCGACCATTTACGTGTGCATATTCGTATCGCAAAAGTCCGGCGACAAGATGCCCGTTTTGGCGTGCTCACTGAACAGCAAGAACTATCACGGCGAATTCGAAAAAGAAGTCAAGGCGGCGACATTCGAGTTCCCGGCAGAAAATTTCGGAGCGAGCGAATGGAGTGTCCGCAACAAACTCCACGATTCCGTATTGCAGAAAATGAATGTCGGCACGGCTTTGAAGGATATGCCGATTACAATTAATTACGGTTTAAAGACAGGTTATAATGACGCGTTTTTTATTGATGGCAAAACAAAAGAAAAATTAATTTCTGAAGATGCGAAAAGTGCTGAAATAATAAAGCCGTTATTACGTGGGCGAGATATTGATGCTTGGAAAACGGAAAAGGATGATCAATATATTTTATTCGTTCCTTGGCATTTCCCGTTACATTTGAATCCGAACATTGTCGGGTGTTCCAAAGAGGCGGAAATAGAATTTGAAAAGGAATATCCCGCTGTTTACAAACATCTGCTGAGTTACAAAGAAAAACTCTCAGCACGAAACAAGGCCGAAACAGGCATTCGCTACGAATGGTATGCATTACAGCGTTGGGCTGCTGATTATTATAAAGAATTTGCCAAACCGAAAATCATGTATCCGAACATGACATCGGTATTCCCGTTTACCTACGACGAAACCGGCTCTTTCGGCAACGACAAATCTTTTATCATTACAGAAAAAACAACCGTCATTGCGGATGAAACAGAGTGTCATCCTGAGCGGAGCGTAAGCATAGTCGAAGGATCTCTCCTTAAGGCCCTCCTCGCCATATTCAATTCGAACCTCGTCAAACTTTGGATATGGTACAACTGCCCCGAACTCATGGGCGGCACTCGAGAAATCCGTAAAGCCTACTTCGAAAACCTCCGCATCCCCCTAGACAACGCAGAACTCCTGCAACAACTCGCCACCCTTGCCGATGAAATCATCGCCGCTAAAAGTTCCCTGAGCTTGTCGAAGGGAACAGGGAACATCATTGCGAGTGACAGCGAAGTCGAAGAATCTCAAAACCGAATCGCAGATTTAGAAAAACAAGTCAACACCCTTGTCTATCAACTCTACGGTGTGACTGATGCAGAAGAGATAGATGCTGTGAAATCTAGAATTTGA